TTCTACACCTTCTTCAGTCAAGGTGTAGTAATAGTATTGCCATGAGAATTGAGTCTTGACGTAACCCTTGGAAGTCAAAGATTGTAAAGCCTTGATGACATACAAGTTCTTGGtgtcaatttcttcatgCTTTGGTTGGTTGAAGTCCTTCTTggcaacaacaacaccttctgtttaaaaaaaaacaaattcaaaaatatatcgAATTATCCTTTTGTTAGTAATTTGTTATTCTCTAGATGTTTGTTTTGCAGCAACGCCATAACTTCGAAGACTTTGCTCTTCAACTTGGAGCTCTGTCATAGCTATATAACGATATCCTGGTCATACAAAGCAACCAGTTATCGACTCCATTCGgttttataatatttatttatatgttGCATTCGTTTAAGTAGCTCtttttttgattcaaatatatcCATGCTTAAGGTTCATTCCAATGAACTCTTGGTTTTCTCCACTGTtctttgtatatttttaactCTTTTCGAAGGATTCTGTTTAATTTTCTCTGCTGTATTATTGTATCATTTTGTATTTATTCCCGATctaaatttgatttattaattgcTATGACAgtttttattaaattcgGTTTTTCTGTTACTGACGTGCTTAATGGAGTCTTGACGACATACCTTGGAACAAATATCTGTGGATCTTAGTTCTGTCTTCCTTTGGCATCAACATATTGGCTACTTGGTTTATACTTCACTTGGAGACGTTGTTAATATAGGCACTTTAAAGGTGAATTCGATATACCCTTTCTTCTATAGATTGATACTACCTAGCCATGCATTAGAATTGGCAATTCACCCTCTAGCCGGAGATGCCAGGCCGGACCTTCCCTTAGAACTGAAGATAATCATCTTTGGGAATGATCAT
The Naumovozyma dairenensis CBS 421 chromosome 5, complete genome DNA segment above includes these coding regions:
- the RPS10A gene encoding 40S ribosomal protein eS10 (similar to Saccharomyces cerevisiae RPS10B (YMR230W) and RPS10A (YOR293W); ancestral locus Anc_8.760), whose product is MLMPKEDRTKIHRYLFQEGVVVAKKDFNQPKHEEIDTKNLYVIKALQSLTSKGYVKTQFSWQYYYYTLTEEGVEFLREYLNLPEHIVPGTYIQDRSQTQRPQRRY